A section of the Acidobacterium capsulatum ATCC 51196 genome encodes:
- a CDS encoding ParA family protein, whose translation MAKLIEMKSPYGLGKSRTRSTNGANGRCNLERNVISVMSMTGGAGKTSLVVNLGRTLAQQERRAFLIDTAPHGLLPFHLGAAETGPGQLCDLSEAGSGTLRAMNLDIASAYSHSADHMWMKKVILQETDPSEYVLIDINTAPLWLTRQILQLSQYVLIPLMPDMSTLLSIPCIEDCLDGFSTPGMDRPSYYAVLNQFDSEIAFHRRVEAEAKAHLGSRLIPVTLSRDARMSCSLPQERNWMERYPASPLVQDYRRLSLWMQRLLEGPAREVADL comes from the coding sequence ATGGCCAAGTTGATTGAAATGAAATCCCCGTATGGATTGGGGAAATCTCGTACGCGTTCGACAAATGGCGCCAATGGCAGGTGCAATCTCGAGCGCAATGTGATTTCCGTGATGTCCATGACCGGAGGAGCAGGCAAGACAAGCCTGGTGGTCAACCTTGGGCGCACTCTGGCGCAGCAGGAGCGGCGAGCATTTTTGATTGATACGGCGCCGCACGGACTCTTGCCGTTTCACCTGGGAGCTGCGGAAACCGGCCCAGGGCAGCTGTGCGATTTATCAGAAGCTGGTTCTGGTACTTTGCGCGCAATGAACCTGGATATTGCCAGCGCTTATTCGCATTCTGCCGATCATATGTGGATGAAAAAGGTGATTCTGCAGGAAACGGATCCGTCCGAATACGTTTTGATTGATATCAACACGGCACCTTTGTGGCTGACGCGACAGATACTGCAATTGAGCCAATACGTGTTGATCCCGCTGATGCCGGATATGAGTACGCTTTTGAGCATTCCATGCATTGAAGATTGTCTGGATGGTTTCTCGACTCCTGGAATGGACCGGCCATCCTACTATGCGGTATTGAATCAATTTGATTCGGAGATCGCGTTTCATCGGCGAGTGGAGGCAGAGGCAAAAGCGCACTTGGGAAGCCGGTTGATTCCTGTGACGCTCAGCCGGGATGCGCGAATGAGTTGCTCCTTGCCGCAGGAGCGCAATTGGATGGAGCGCTATCCCGCGAGTCCGCTGGTGCAGGATTATCGGCGCCTATCTCTATGGATGCAGAGGCTGCTGGAAGGTCCTGCACGCGAGGTGGCCGATCTTTAA
- a CDS encoding alpha/beta hydrolase: protein MSAQKRVIRQFAMAAVTALALLMVGGVSSSRAQVKTIVPPVIPGAKPVTVQHIKIHGTSLEGNLEGEAVDRDVIVFLPPGYFKHKHRHYPVVYALHGYSIGAEQWTHEIHVPQTIEGAFAQGAKPMIVVLPDSKTVYGGSMYSRSETTGDFEEFIAHDVVKYIDAHYRTIPDRQSRGLVGHSMGGYGALRIGMKYPQVFGALYVMSGCCLSARPAPDPNSPQEKAFDEAVAKLKSPAGAANFPFFWKAQLATAAAWSPDPKNPPLYLDLPVKNGVLQPDVVAKWTANAPLAFIDQYIDNLKKYRAISLDVGDHDGLRFDMRKVHQILDSYGIQNSFTIYYGTHTSAVADRFQNHVMPFFSHNLCFKKNCK, encoded by the coding sequence ATGAGCGCTCAGAAGAGAGTAATTCGACAGTTCGCCATGGCTGCTGTGACGGCCCTGGCTCTCCTGATGGTTGGCGGCGTGTCTTCAAGCCGTGCGCAGGTTAAAACAATCGTGCCGCCGGTGATTCCCGGCGCGAAGCCGGTGACGGTGCAGCATATCAAAATCCACGGCACTTCGCTTGAAGGCAACCTGGAAGGCGAAGCCGTGGATCGCGACGTGATCGTTTTTCTGCCGCCGGGATACTTCAAGCACAAGCATCGTCACTATCCCGTGGTGTATGCGCTGCATGGCTATTCCATCGGGGCAGAGCAGTGGACGCATGAGATTCATGTTCCCCAGACCATTGAGGGGGCGTTTGCCCAGGGCGCGAAACCGATGATTGTGGTTCTTCCAGACTCGAAGACAGTGTATGGCGGCTCGATGTATTCGCGCTCCGAAACGACTGGAGATTTTGAGGAGTTCATTGCGCACGATGTTGTGAAATATATTGACGCGCACTACAGGACGATTCCGGATCGGCAAAGCCGTGGGCTGGTGGGGCACTCGATGGGCGGCTACGGCGCGTTGCGGATCGGGATGAAGTATCCGCAGGTCTTTGGCGCTTTGTATGTAATGAGCGGCTGCTGCCTGTCCGCGCGTCCCGCGCCAGATCCAAATTCCCCGCAGGAGAAGGCCTTCGACGAGGCTGTGGCGAAGCTGAAGTCTCCGGCTGGTGCTGCGAATTTTCCCTTCTTTTGGAAGGCGCAGCTGGCAACTGCTGCTGCATGGTCGCCTGACCCGAAGAATCCGCCCCTCTATTTGGATTTGCCAGTCAAGAATGGGGTTCTGCAGCCTGATGTGGTGGCCAAATGGACCGCCAATGCACCGCTTGCCTTTATTGATCAATACATCGATAACCTGAAAAAGTATCGCGCCATTTCGCTGGATGTAGGAGATCATGATGGGCTGCGCTTTGACATGCGCAAGGTCCACCAGATTCTGGATAGCTATGGCATACAGAATAGTTTCACGATCTATTACGGCACCCATACCAGTGCCGTCGCAGATCGATTCCAAAATCATGTGATGCCTTTCTTCAGCCACAATCTCTGCTTCAAAAAGAACTGCAAATGA
- a CDS encoding alpha-L-arabinofuranosidase C-terminal domain-containing protein gives MTIETQQMAEPVSRYEYGMFIEHIGALVYRTLWSEMLDDRKFYFPITAAAKKTGAPLPGPFRNMMPRHWHPIGAQDAVTLDTNDPFVGAHSPRIALRGTTPGGIEQSGLSLVKGKQYEGYIYLRGTPGTKTKVTLSWGPGVGDRQVVSLPPLGATYRKFPFHFTAGAASSDASFSITGTGKGSFHVGTVSLMPADNIDGFRPDTIALLRQLHSGFWRLPGGNFLSDWSWYNGAGPRDKRPPTFDYAWNAMQPNDVGMDEFMTLCKLIGTTPYVTVNAGFGGAHSAAQEVQYLNGSVNTPMGAWRARNGHPAPYGVKFWDIGNEPYGQWQLGRTDLKYYVLKHNEFAAAMRKADPSITLLASAATPDEMIIEGVAQADHVKDTDATLCSKVDWTCGFLKHSWGNFSGITEHWYARAGYRFDMAKADSGFKLPRLEAGYVPAHYSVLQWVRDPSNRVHIKAEEWKAYEKLFPDMAKKHIFMSIDEYAYTGAPPNLKTAMAYAMVFNEMLRHTDFIRMSAFTMGVSTLNITPTAASMNTTGLLFKLYGEHMGAGMIPVKLAGNSPQPLPTQHMVGDLPKTNAGSPTYPLDMVAALSPDHKYLNVAVVNATDKDQNFEMNLAGMHVYGAATVWRMTGRNLTAANDLGKAPEVSIQQVSLGNVGSAVSVAPISINIYHFPVEEAQ, from the coding sequence GTGACGATTGAGACGCAGCAGATGGCCGAGCCGGTCTCAAGGTATGAGTACGGCATGTTCATTGAGCATATCGGCGCTCTGGTGTATCGCACCTTGTGGTCAGAGATGCTGGATGACCGTAAGTTCTATTTCCCCATCACGGCCGCTGCGAAGAAGACCGGCGCGCCGCTGCCGGGGCCGTTTCGTAATATGATGCCGCGCCACTGGCACCCGATTGGTGCGCAGGATGCCGTCACGCTTGATACAAACGACCCCTTTGTGGGGGCGCACAGTCCGCGCATTGCCTTGCGGGGGACCACGCCCGGCGGCATTGAGCAGTCTGGTCTTTCTCTGGTGAAGGGCAAGCAGTATGAGGGCTACATCTATCTGCGCGGCACACCGGGAACAAAGACGAAGGTGACCCTGAGCTGGGGCCCCGGTGTGGGTGATCGCCAGGTGGTGAGCCTGCCGCCGCTTGGTGCGACTTACAGAAAGTTTCCGTTTCACTTTACGGCCGGTGCTGCAAGCAGCGATGCCAGCTTTTCGATTACGGGCACAGGGAAGGGGAGCTTTCACGTCGGCACCGTCTCGCTGATGCCAGCGGACAACATCGATGGGTTCCGCCCCGATACGATTGCGCTGCTGCGGCAACTGCATTCTGGTTTCTGGCGTCTGCCGGGCGGAAACTTCCTCTCTGACTGGAGCTGGTACAACGGCGCGGGTCCGCGTGACAAGCGGCCACCCACGTTTGACTATGCCTGGAATGCGATGCAGCCAAATGACGTGGGCATGGACGAGTTCATGACGCTGTGCAAGCTGATTGGCACTACTCCTTATGTCACGGTGAATGCAGGCTTTGGCGGCGCGCACTCGGCCGCGCAGGAGGTGCAGTATCTGAACGGCTCGGTGAATACGCCGATGGGCGCATGGCGTGCGCGCAACGGGCATCCCGCGCCGTACGGGGTGAAGTTCTGGGACATCGGTAATGAGCCGTATGGCCAATGGCAACTAGGCCGCACTGACTTGAAATACTACGTGCTCAAGCACAATGAGTTTGCCGCCGCCATGCGCAAGGCCGATCCTTCCATCACGTTGCTGGCCTCGGCGGCGACTCCAGACGAAATGATCATCGAAGGCGTGGCCCAGGCCGATCATGTGAAGGACACTGACGCGACGCTTTGCTCCAAGGTGGACTGGACCTGCGGCTTCCTGAAGCACTCGTGGGGCAATTTCTCCGGGATTACCGAACACTGGTATGCGCGGGCCGGCTATCGCTTTGACATGGCAAAGGCGGACTCTGGATTCAAGCTGCCCCGCCTGGAGGCCGGCTATGTGCCTGCGCATTACTCCGTGCTGCAATGGGTGCGGGACCCCTCGAATCGCGTACACATCAAGGCCGAAGAGTGGAAGGCCTATGAAAAACTCTTCCCGGATATGGCGAAGAAACATATTTTCATGTCGATCGACGAGTACGCCTATACGGGTGCTCCGCCCAACCTGAAGACGGCGATGGCCTACGCGATGGTCTTCAACGAAATGTTGCGGCACACCGATTTCATTCGCATGTCGGCATTCACGATGGGCGTTTCGACCTTGAATATCACGCCCACCGCCGCCTCAATGAATACGACGGGGCTACTCTTCAAGCTGTATGGAGAGCACATGGGCGCAGGCATGATTCCGGTGAAACTGGCGGGCAATTCTCCTCAACCGCTGCCCACGCAGCATATGGTGGGCGATTTGCCAAAGACGAATGCCGGCAGCCCAACTTATCCGCTCGACATGGTGGCCGCATTGAGCCCGGATCACAAGTATCTGAATGTTGCCGTGGTGAATGCAACGGACAAGGATCAGAACTTTGAGATGAACCTCGCGGGCATGCACGTGTATGGTGCCGCGACTGTGTGGCGAATGACCGGCCGTAATCTCACCGCAGCCAACGATCTCGGAAAGGCTCCCGAGGTCAGCATTCAGCAGGTGAGTCTGGGCAACGTGGGGAGTGCGGTTTCCGTGGCCCCCATCAGCATCAACATCTATCACTTTCCGGTGGAGGAGGCGCAATGA
- a CDS encoding glycosyl hydrolase family 95 catalytic domain-containing protein — MKTQGKRGIAGAVIAGAMLTIAGCATPAHAAVKTKAAVLESVPAQTVAARGIALANTVHGTWNAMPGAETPRFQRFGPPMPWSRKPGSIATGLMTPGALVGNGSVGVAMGGSPDRQEFYIGRNDFWSVLRGRIMPMGRLELTVAALQGASAQVSENIGPADVTAHFVQGSDALQSRTWVANGRNVFAVELRNSGSQPLHVRAALLDGFGSGEAQTLSGASGNVQWLRVSPETVEATIGGSRRGVVAASNLRIRSVRVYAGNSAQKPRYDWSSSTVLAGGNGPERFSCGRVILPLRHFTMRAAVNVDGADGSGAIFTAMVGQQWMKQQIDPTDPLGNQRGRNLPRAQGAAAGLAVYLSHGRLVANLNGTVITSTQTLPTRQWVTVTVAYDGQKLVLLADGRQIGETTSFPTAAQVMGPEWQWAAAHPGDANVPYEGIGPEGVLAMRIVGSDATLANGKMHFTIPAGEHVVMLVAAMDNRDTSTYFQTALTDLEQASLPDVAASWSRHVAWWRNFWSKSYVEIPDKTIQSWWYGSLYVLASCSEPGNVAPGLWGNWITSTHMAWQGDYTLDYNYQAPFWAAYPTNHVSLADPYDAPLLAWMQRGEALAAKLHSQGLVYYTHLAPSPGWSADNFRALDQKSDALFAAVNCIQRWRYTHDAAYARKVWPFLTGVAEYWDHDLKLVNGRYVDFNDAADEHLWGPSSGVNPATTIGFLKMLYPALIEMSEQLHADESQRATWSNISAHLSDLPIAPANSVAAIQKAVGKPIPPDQMVILQSQHGMQWVNLPWGGAQGPEPPVRPTGSSAGMNSLQVVFPGWNIGLESPAALRSAAWYTVHYTRLWYDNNDTSSFYPAAVGAGYDPEAILKHLHVLVTHIGYPSFAYDMPAGGIENEATVPTTIAAMLLQSYQKDIHVFPDWPSTEDASFGDLLAVGDFLVSSQLKGGRVAYVRITSERGGLCRLANPWGAEAEVELKIAGEKTQLLHGAELDISTHIGEQLMLTEHSR; from the coding sequence TTGAAGACTCAGGGCAAACGAGGGATTGCGGGCGCGGTGATTGCAGGGGCGATGTTGACCATTGCTGGCTGCGCGACGCCAGCTCATGCGGCAGTGAAGACGAAGGCCGCCGTATTGGAATCCGTGCCCGCGCAGACCGTCGCGGCCCGGGGCATCGCGCTTGCGAATACGGTGCACGGCACCTGGAATGCCATGCCCGGAGCAGAGACGCCTCGCTTCCAGAGATTTGGCCCTCCCATGCCGTGGTCTCGCAAGCCGGGCAGCATTGCCACGGGACTCATGACGCCCGGCGCGCTCGTGGGCAATGGCAGCGTCGGCGTGGCGATGGGCGGAAGCCCTGACCGGCAGGAGTTCTACATAGGCCGCAACGATTTCTGGAGCGTGCTGCGCGGGCGCATCATGCCCATGGGGCGGCTCGAGCTGACCGTGGCTGCGTTGCAGGGCGCTTCGGCGCAGGTGAGCGAAAATATCGGTCCTGCCGATGTTACGGCTCACTTCGTGCAGGGCAGCGACGCGCTGCAGTCGCGCACCTGGGTCGCGAACGGCCGCAATGTGTTTGCGGTGGAACTACGAAACTCCGGCAGCCAGCCGCTGCATGTGCGCGCCGCGTTGCTCGACGGCTTTGGCAGCGGCGAGGCTCAGACGCTTAGCGGAGCCTCGGGGAATGTGCAGTGGCTGCGCGTCTCTCCAGAGACGGTCGAGGCCACCATCGGCGGGTCGCGCCGCGGCGTAGTGGCGGCGTCGAATCTGCGCATCCGTTCGGTGCGGGTCTATGCGGGCAATTCCGCACAGAAGCCGCGCTATGACTGGTCGTCGTCTACGGTGCTGGCGGGTGGCAATGGGCCGGAGCGGTTTTCCTGTGGCCGCGTCATTCTCCCGTTGCGTCACTTCACCATGCGCGCTGCCGTCAACGTGGACGGTGCCGATGGCTCTGGCGCGATCTTCACCGCGATGGTGGGGCAGCAGTGGATGAAGCAGCAGATCGACCCCACCGATCCGCTGGGCAACCAGCGCGGACGCAATCTGCCTCGGGCACAGGGAGCCGCTGCGGGGCTGGCCGTCTATCTCTCGCACGGACGGCTCGTCGCCAACCTCAATGGCACCGTGATTACCTCGACGCAAACGCTGCCCACGCGGCAATGGGTAACCGTTACGGTTGCTTATGACGGCCAGAAGCTGGTGCTGCTGGCCGACGGCAGGCAAATAGGTGAAACCACCAGCTTTCCCACGGCGGCCCAGGTGATGGGGCCTGAATGGCAATGGGCTGCCGCGCATCCCGGAGATGCAAATGTTCCCTATGAAGGCATCGGACCAGAGGGCGTGCTGGCCATGCGTATCGTAGGTAGTGATGCCACGCTGGCGAACGGCAAGATGCACTTCACCATTCCCGCCGGAGAGCACGTTGTGATGCTGGTGGCGGCGATGGACAACCGCGACACGTCCACTTACTTTCAGACCGCGCTCACTGATCTGGAGCAGGCGAGCCTGCCCGATGTGGCGGCGAGCTGGTCGCGGCACGTGGCCTGGTGGCGCAACTTCTGGTCGAAGTCGTATGTGGAGATTCCAGACAAGACCATCCAATCCTGGTGGTACGGGTCGCTCTATGTGCTGGCCTCATGCAGTGAGCCGGGCAATGTGGCCCCCGGCCTGTGGGGCAACTGGATCACGTCGACGCACATGGCCTGGCAGGGCGACTACACGCTGGACTACAACTATCAGGCCCCTTTCTGGGCCGCCTACCCGACGAACCACGTGAGCCTCGCCGACCCTTATGATGCTCCGCTGCTGGCGTGGATGCAGCGCGGAGAAGCACTCGCCGCCAAACTGCACAGTCAGGGCCTGGTGTATTACACCCATCTGGCTCCGTCGCCTGGCTGGAGTGCGGACAACTTTCGCGCGCTCGATCAAAAGAGTGATGCGCTGTTCGCAGCCGTGAACTGCATTCAGCGCTGGCGCTACACTCACGACGCGGCGTACGCGCGCAAGGTCTGGCCCTTTCTGACCGGCGTCGCCGAATATTGGGATCACGACCTGAAGCTGGTGAATGGCCGGTATGTGGATTTCAACGATGCGGCCGACGAACACCTGTGGGGACCATCAAGCGGCGTCAATCCGGCCACGACGATTGGCTTTTTGAAGATGCTGTATCCGGCGCTGATCGAGATGAGCGAACAGTTGCACGCGGATGAAAGCCAACGGGCCACATGGAGCAATATTTCTGCTCATCTGAGTGATCTGCCGATCGCGCCCGCCAATAGCGTCGCTGCCATTCAGAAGGCCGTGGGCAAGCCGATTCCGCCAGATCAGATGGTGATTTTGCAAAGCCAGCACGGCATGCAATGGGTCAATCTGCCGTGGGGCGGCGCGCAAGGGCCGGAGCCGCCGGTCAGGCCCACGGGCTCGTCAGCGGGTATGAACTCTCTGCAGGTAGTCTTCCCCGGTTGGAACATCGGTCTCGAAAGCCCGGCTGCGTTGCGCAGCGCCGCGTGGTATACGGTCCATTACACGCGTCTCTGGTACGACAACAACGACACGTCGAGCTTCTATCCGGCAGCGGTGGGCGCGGGCTACGATCCGGAAGCGATTCTCAAGCACCTGCACGTGCTGGTGACCCACATCGGCTACCCCAGCTTTGCTTATGACATGCCGGCCGGCGGCATCGAAAACGAGGCAACGGTTCCCACAACCATCGCCGCCATGTTGCTGCAGAGCTATCAGAAAGACATTCACGTCTTCCCGGATTGGCCATCGACCGAGGATGCGTCTTTCGGCGATCTGCTGGCGGTCGGGGACTTCCTCGTCTCCAGCCAACTCAAGGGCGGACGTGTCGCCTACGTGCGCATCACCAGCGAGCGCGGCGGTCTTTGCAGGCTGGCCAATCCATGGGGTGCGGAGGCCGAGGTTGAGTTGAAGATTGCTGGCGAAAAGACCCAACTGCTGCATGGGGCGGAGCTTGATATTTCGACGCATATCGGGGAGCAACTTATGCTCACCGAGCATTCCCGATAA
- a CDS encoding glycosyltransferase family 4 protein, whose product MTIFLRRFVDALLRFGDFDEFHFFYSGAAPRLDQGGLLFSDPRISLIPVSQFESQTSRHTYHAFHNLWSPDIGPWTDLRNRLSAVSFPVTGLTHTISYQSFLPRVLGTMLLGIRPWDSILCTTESARVVMRRWIEHLQASFLEERQIQLTFDGRLDVIPLGLDTDVFRPGNKAELRSRLNLPADEVLALYFGRFSHYDKMDLFPLLLAFKMVLDGCGQKTSLVLAGSESFHKYSERVRQFAAQIGIADRVILRTDIPEADVTAYYAAADLFVSPSDNLQETFGQSIVEAMSSGLPVICSDWDGYKELVVQEDTGYRVPSYWMECDSRVADYSGVSDWLANHFLNAQSVAIDVPAMAAAMTRLIGDEGLRRTWGANGRRRAQALFDWRRVIEQHIDLWQTLHQQAASAQQSPMGKSWFRPDYGKTFQHYPTQMLSLAAKVYLGPSREFSLYPEVEGFLAKDVLHCVMRCAADTATVGELEASTASALGVTPDVFRNHLLWLIKYDHLRLGSLA is encoded by the coding sequence ATGACCATTTTTCTGAGGCGCTTTGTAGATGCATTGCTGCGCTTCGGAGATTTCGATGAATTTCACTTCTTTTACAGCGGCGCTGCACCGCGGCTCGATCAAGGCGGCCTGTTATTTTCCGATCCTCGTATCTCTCTCATTCCAGTCAGCCAGTTCGAGAGCCAGACATCCCGCCATACTTATCATGCGTTTCATAACTTGTGGTCGCCCGACATCGGTCCATGGACCGATCTTCGCAACCGGTTGAGCGCGGTCAGCTTCCCCGTTACCGGGCTCACACATACGATCAGTTATCAGTCGTTTCTGCCGCGCGTGCTGGGAACCATGCTGCTCGGCATTCGGCCCTGGGACTCGATTCTTTGCACCACGGAATCGGCCCGCGTCGTAATGCGGCGGTGGATCGAGCATTTGCAGGCATCGTTTCTGGAAGAGCGGCAGATCCAACTCACCTTTGATGGGCGACTCGATGTCATTCCCTTGGGACTCGACACCGACGTCTTTCGGCCCGGCAACAAGGCAGAACTGCGCAGCCGTCTGAATCTGCCTGCGGACGAAGTGCTGGCCTTGTATTTCGGACGATTCTCCCACTACGACAAAATGGACCTCTTCCCGCTGCTGCTTGCATTCAAGATGGTGCTGGATGGCTGTGGTCAAAAGACTTCGCTGGTGTTGGCTGGTTCGGAGAGCTTTCACAAATACTCGGAGAGAGTGCGGCAGTTTGCCGCCCAGATCGGAATTGCGGACAGAGTGATTCTTCGCACCGATATACCGGAAGCGGACGTGACGGCCTACTATGCGGCTGCCGATCTCTTCGTCTCTCCCAGCGACAATCTGCAGGAGACCTTCGGCCAATCGATTGTGGAAGCCATGTCCTCCGGACTGCCTGTGATTTGTTCAGACTGGGATGGATACAAGGAGTTGGTCGTGCAGGAAGATACGGGCTATCGCGTGCCCTCCTACTGGATGGAGTGCGATAGCAGGGTAGCAGATTACTCCGGCGTCTCAGACTGGCTCGCCAATCATTTCCTGAATGCACAATCGGTTGCCATCGACGTTCCGGCGATGGCCGCTGCGATGACCAGGCTCATCGGTGATGAAGGGCTGCGCCGCACCTGGGGAGCGAACGGACGCCGCCGCGCTCAGGCTCTCTTTGACTGGCGGCGTGTCATCGAGCAGCACATCGATCTCTGGCAAACGCTTCATCAGCAGGCTGCGTCGGCCCAACAATCCCCCATGGGAAAATCCTGGTTCCGGCCTGACTATGGCAAGACCTTTCAGCACTACCCCACGCAAATGCTGTCGCTCGCGGCAAAGGTCTATCTTGGTCCGTCTCGCGAGTTTTCTCTCTATCCTGAGGTGGAAGGATTTCTCGCCAAGGATGTTCTGCACTGTGTCATGCGGTGCGCAGCCGACACTGCGACGGTGGGTGAGTTAGAGGCGTCGACAGCGTCGGCGCTGGGGGTGACTCCGGATGTTTTCCGCAATCATCTTCTGTGGCTGATCAAGTATGACCATCTGAGATTGGGGTCTCTTGCCTGA
- a CDS encoding sulfotransferase: protein MKIFGTGLFRTGTTTMQEMFARSFASDHEFQLQDQLSIFERRLMGTITDEEIRTFIHQRNAAKPLDMDSCGAHFCIVDFLVEEFPDAKFVLTLRDVYSWMNSCVGKLFGDFTAGWGSRAGALMNCLDVLPDGSFRLMNQPNMKVRLEQMTKIWTGVNQRVISAVPKERLLIVHTDELVARNGEIAAFCGIDPGLLDPIHANAGQNMNFLRCFDSEQLEELVHLHCRTLMEEHYPGLTLASYATARKDVSCPDCQDLTRYFSLREVTPTEFVQTKFPA from the coding sequence TTGAAGATATTCGGCACGGGATTATTTCGGACAGGCACCACGACCATGCAGGAGATGTTCGCCAGATCCTTTGCTTCCGATCATGAATTTCAACTGCAGGACCAGCTCAGCATCTTCGAGCGGCGGCTTATGGGTACCATCACCGACGAGGAGATTCGCACATTCATTCATCAGAGGAATGCCGCCAAGCCCCTCGACATGGATTCATGCGGAGCACACTTCTGCATTGTGGACTTTTTGGTTGAAGAGTTTCCGGATGCGAAATTTGTGCTCACTCTTCGGGATGTTTACTCGTGGATGAATTCCTGCGTGGGGAAGCTGTTTGGTGATTTCACTGCCGGATGGGGCAGCCGCGCCGGCGCTCTGATGAACTGCCTCGATGTGTTACCCGATGGCAGCTTTCGGTTAATGAATCAACCCAACATGAAGGTGCGTCTAGAGCAGATGACGAAGATCTGGACAGGGGTCAACCAGCGAGTCATCTCTGCGGTGCCCAAGGAACGGTTGCTAATCGTGCATACCGATGAACTGGTGGCGCGTAATGGGGAAATCGCCGCATTTTGCGGCATCGACCCCGGTCTGCTCGATCCGATCCATGCAAATGCAGGCCAGAATATGAATTTTCTCCGCTGCTTTGACTCCGAACAATTAGAGGAGTTGGTGCATCTGCATTGCCGCACGTTGATGGAAGAGCATTATCCGGGCCTGACGCTGGCCAGTTATGCGACCGCTCGCAAGGATGTATCCTGCCCGGACTGCCAGGATCTGACTCGCTATTTTAGTCTGCGGGAAGTGACGCCCACCGAATTTGTCCAGACAAAGTTTCCCGCATGA
- a CDS encoding thioesterase II family protein, with the protein MRASAWVRIPVPRPAASARLFCLPFAGGSASFYRPWCHHLKESIEVCLIQPPGREDRHTEPAYTHSQTIVEALITQIGPFLDRPFALYGHSLGALLAFETARALRAADLPEPSVLFLGAHRAPHLPMMRRVFYNLPDDELLAEIKHLNGTPSAILEDSEMLRYWLPIMRADLQICDTYEFAEALPLRCTIIANAGSGDQAASPECMQDWREHTTGAFALHIFPGGHFFLRTAQDSLFGILERYMGELPSHPLRPPEARGAAGRLHSGE; encoded by the coding sequence ATGAGAGCATCTGCCTGGGTCCGCATCCCAGTACCGAGACCGGCGGCCTCGGCACGACTCTTCTGCCTGCCATTTGCGGGCGGAAGTGCGTCCTTCTACCGGCCCTGGTGCCATCATCTGAAGGAATCCATTGAGGTGTGCCTTATCCAGCCTCCGGGGCGCGAAGACCGGCACACCGAACCAGCCTACACGCATAGCCAAACGATAGTGGAGGCACTGATCACTCAGATCGGGCCCTTCCTCGACAGGCCCTTCGCCTTGTATGGGCACAGTCTGGGAGCGTTGCTGGCCTTTGAGACCGCCCGCGCCTTACGCGCGGCGGATCTGCCCGAGCCCTCGGTGCTCTTTTTGGGTGCCCACCGAGCGCCGCATCTGCCGATGATGCGGCGCGTTTTTTACAACCTGCCCGATGACGAACTGCTCGCCGAAATAAAGCATCTGAACGGAACACCATCGGCGATTCTCGAAGATTCTGAAATGCTGCGCTACTGGCTCCCTATCATGCGGGCTGACCTGCAGATATGCGACACCTATGAGTTTGCCGAGGCCCTCCCACTGCGTTGCACTATCATCGCGAATGCTGGCTCCGGCGACCAGGCTGCATCACCGGAATGCATGCAGGACTGGCGGGAGCATACGACGGGCGCATTTGCGCTACACATATTTCCCGGAGGGCATTTCTTTCTACGCACGGCACAGGACTCACTCTTCGGCATCCTGGAACGGTATATGGGCGAATTGCCCTCACATCCCCTACGCCCTCCAGAGGCGCGAGGCGCTGCCGGCAGGCTACACTCCGGCGAATGA
- a CDS encoding DUF6072 family protein — translation MKVDSTQAMKTGIQFAGEVILPGGSNLVSGDYKAGGIYAALGLAAKAVFGVPGLLVVSASSFANAVTGKNLIDFVKSVPPLELGAPMSKPVSEEPAS, via the coding sequence ATGAAAGTGGACAGCACTCAAGCCATGAAGACCGGGATACAGTTTGCAGGCGAAGTCATCCTCCCCGGTGGCAGCAATCTGGTCAGCGGCGACTACAAAGCGGGCGGTATTTATGCGGCACTCGGGCTGGCGGCCAAGGCCGTCTTCGGGGTTCCGGGCCTGCTGGTAGTTTCGGCAAGTTCGTTTGCCAACGCGGTCACGGGTAAAAACCTGATCGACTTCGTCAAATCCGTTCCGCCGCTTGAACTCGGCGCCCCCATGAGCAAGCCTGTTTCCGAAGAGCCTGCCAGCTAA